From Carnobacterium alterfunditum DSM 5972:
CCTATTCAATAAAACGAAAGCAGGTGTTTCGATAATGAAGCTATATATTAAAGAAAAACGTTTTTCATGGCGAAATCAGTTGATTGTACAAGATGAGCAAAATGAACTGGTTTATAAAATCGTCGATTGTAAGATTAAGCTATACAAATAAAAAAGCCATTCGTGATACACTCTAATTGTATTTCCAACCACAGAAAACAAGGAGTGATCACGAATGACCTATACCCATATTACCATGGATGAACTAGTGATGATAGAAGCTTATTACCACCAAGGTGTTCCAGTTGCTAAAATAGCTACTTACTTGAATCGTACTCGTACACCGATTAATAATGTTATCAGGTTCTTCAAAGCAGGACACACAGCTTTCGACCATTACCTACGGTATAAAAAAAACAAGAAACAGTGTGGACGCAAAAAAATTGATTTACCAAAAGAACAACAGCTTTATATCAAGGGAAAAGTAGCTGAGGGCTGGACGCCGGATGTCATTATTGGCCGTAAAGAAATGACAATAGACTGTTCCGTACGAACACTTTATAGGCAGTTTAAAGAAAGAATATTCGATGAAGTTACACTCCCGATGAAAGGGAAAAGAAAACCTAACGGACATCAAGAACGTAGAGGTAGACAAGCTTATAAACGAAATATCTCTGAAAGAATAATAGACTATCCCACATTTAAAGAAGAGTTTGGTCATATCGAAGGAGATACCATTGTAGGTGTTCACCACAAAAGTGCGGTTATTACTCTAGTAGAGATTTTATCAAAAGCTATCATTACCTTAAAGCCCAAAGGGCGTAAAGCCTGCGACATTGAGAATGCCATGAATCAATGGTTCCAAGCCATACCAAAAAATTTATTCAAATCCATTACGTTTGATTGCGGAAAGGAGTTTTC
This genomic window contains:
- a CDS encoding IS30 family transposase, translating into MTYTHITMDELVMIEAYYHQGVPVAKIATYLNRTRTPINNVIRFFKAGHTAFDHYLRYKKNKKQCGRKKIDLPKEQQLYIKGKVAEGWTPDVIIGRKEMTIDCSVRTLYRQFKERIFDEVTLPMKGKRKPNGHQERRGRQAYKRNISERIIDYPTFKEEFGHIEGDTIVGVHHKSAVITLVEILSKAIITLKPKGRKACDIENAMNQWFQAIPKNLFKSITFDCGKEFSNWKSLCNQHDVAIYFADPGTPSQRALNENSNGLLRKDGLPKKMDFNEVDQTFVSSVAHKRNNIPRKSLNYQTPLEVFMSYMDEDSLYSLI